The DNA sequence acttcactgcttgacatgtatgatgaaatcctggttgagaatgaaacgactgaacatatgaacagcaagtaagtgaaagaaatgaggtttgatgatgttttactggtaatggcaTGCCAAATTTGTACGTACATGCCAAAAAATTACTTTTGCCAGTGtggtaacctttatttaactaggcaagtcagttaattaagaacaaattgttatttacaatgacagccaaaaccggacgacactgggccaattgtgcgccgccctacgggactcccaatcacggccggatgtgatacagcctggtttcgaaccagggactgcagtgccttagaccgctgcttcCATGTGTGCGTTatctatttaactgtactagaatgcttaaaaggccgctaaaatgttaaatatcggtattgttgttttttttggcaaggaaaatattggatatcggtatcggccaaaaatgtcatatcggtgcatcactacttATATTGTTTTACCTGCATGAACACTTTCCCAAGGATGACATCATCGTCGTCTTTGAACACAGTGCTGAACACCACTGTCACTCTGTCCTTCTTGGCCTCCAGATACCTGAggacaaacatagaaacatgtcaacaaCCAGTAGTCAACTTGGTGACATGGAATACTGGCAGTAAAAAAGGTTTCTTGGATTTAAAAATATACACAGTACAAGTCAAAGGTTtagacacttactcattcaagagtttctttattttctacattgtagaataatagtgaagacatcaaaaatattaaataacacacatggaatcatgtagtaagcaaaaagtgttaaacaaatcaaaatatatttgatatgggagattcttcaaagtagccaccctttgccttgatgcccagcttcatgaggtagtcacctggaatgcatttaaattaacaggtgtgctttgttaaaagttaatttgtggaatttctttccttcttaatgcttttgagccaatcggttgtgttgtgacaagataggggtggtatacagaggatagccctatttggtaaaagaccaagtccatattatggtaagaacagctcaaattagcaaagagaaacaacagtccatcattactttaagacatggaggtcagtcaatatggacatttaaactttgaaagtttcttcaagtgcagtcgcaaaaactatcaagcgctatgatgaaactggctctcatgagaaccgccacaggaaaggaagacccaaagttacctctactgcagaggataaaatcattacagttaccagcctcagattgcagccaaaataagtGATTCagcgttcaagtaacagacacatttcaacatcaactgttcagaggagactgcgtgaatcaggttgaatttctgcaaagaaaccactactaaaggacaccaataagaagaaagccttgaatgagtaggtgtttttaaagcttgaccggtagtgtgtgtgattgagatatacatacacacttattcaatgtgtttttagGGGCTATAGCAGTAAAGGCAAAATTCTAGATTTTAACAAGTAATTGTTTTGATACCTACAGGGGTCATAAAATTCCAaagcaaatagctaaatgatctatGTCATGaccaccttaaaacaattccatgttttagaagaaccccccccccacccaaagcCTCAGACTTTTAGTGGTCAACAACAAATAGCATCCTTGTTTTGTCTATGGTTACTTCTATACATTTTCATCCAGGCAGTGCAGCAGCCACCTACATGGACTCGTCATCTCTGTAGTGGACCACggccctcttctctccctccttgccCTCCTCCTGGAACTTGAAGTATTTCTCAAATACAGAGGCAAAGCAGTTCCTCTTCAGCATGCCCGCCTGGTGGATCACTTCCTCCTTGTTGGCCGGGACCGCATCCAGGTCAAAGAGCAGGGACACGTTATAGCCTAGGAGACAGCCAATTACAGACAAGATCAGCTATTGTTCGATATAATGATTAAATCGCTAGAAACCTTCTTAGGAAGAGGTTTACTAACTGTGACAAGGTGTCAATCTGAGGGGAATGGGGGTCAAAACCAGCCTATAGCAAATGACAATACTAATAAAACCAAAATTCTTCATAGACTTTCCAACAAAGTAAACTATTAAGCAAAAGGGGGgacaaccacatacagtatctcagTCCCAGCTAggtggtgggacaaccacatacagtatctcagTCCCAGCTAGGTGGTGGGACAGCCACATACAGTATCTCAGTCCCAGCTAggtggtgggacaaccacatacagtatctcagTCCCAGCTAGGTGGTGGGACAGCCACATACAGTATCTCAGTCCCAGCTAggtggtgggacaaccacatacagtatctcagTCCCAGCTAGGTGGTGGGACAGCCACATACAGTATCTCAGTCCCAGCTAGGTGGTGGGACAGCCACATACAGTATCTCAGTCCCAGCTAGGTGGTGGGACAGCCACATACAGTATCTCAGTCCCAGCTAggtggtgggacaaccacatacagtatctcagTCCCAGCTAGGTGGTGGGACAGCCACATACAGTATCTCAGTCCCAGCTAGGTGGTGGGACAGCCACATACAGTATCTCAGTCCCAGCTAGGTGGTGGGACAGCCACATACAGTATCTCAGTCCCAGCTAggtggtgggacaaccacatacagtatctcagTCCCAGCTAGGTGGTGGGACAGCCACATACAGTATCTCAGTCCCAGCTAGGTGGTGGGACAGCCACATACAGTATCTCAGTCCCAGCTAggtggtgggacaaccacatacagtatctcagTCCCAGCTAGGTGGTGGGGATCTCAGTCCCAGCTAggtggtgggacaaccacatacagtatctcagTCCCAGCTAGGTGGTGGAacaaccacatacagtatctcagTCCCAGCTAGGTGGTGGAacaaccacatacagtatctcagTCCCAGCTAGGTGGTGGGgacaaccacatacagtatctcagTCCCAGCTAggtggtgggacaaccacatacagtatctcagTCCCAGCTAGGTGGTGGGACagccacatacagtacagtatctcaGTCCCAGCTAggtggtgggacaaccacatacagtatctcagTCCCAGCTAggtggtgggacaaccacatacagtatctcagTCCCAGCTAggtggtgggacaaccacatacagtatctcagTCCCAGCTAggtggtgggacaaccacatacagtatctcagTCCCAGCTAggtggtgggacaaccacatacagtatctcagTCCCAGCTAggtggtgggacaaccacatacagtatctcagTCCCAGCTAGGTGGTGGAacaaccacatacagtatctcagTCCCAGCTAggtggtgggacaaccacatacagtatctcagTCCCAGCTAggtggtgggacaaccacatacagtatctcagTCCCAGCTAggtggtgggacaaccacatgtaTCTCAGTCCCAGCTAGGTGGTGGAacaaccacatacagtatctcagTCCCAGCTAGGTGGTGGAacaaccacatacagtatctcagTCCCAGCTAggtggtgggacaaccacatacagtatctcagTCCCAGCTAggtggtgggacaaccacatacagtatctcagTCCCAGCTAGGTGGTGGAacaaccacatacagtatctcagTCCCAGCTAGGTGGTGGAacaaccacatacagtatctcagTCCCAGCTAggtggtgggacaaccacatacagtacagtatctcaGTCCCAGCTAggtggtgggacaaccacatactgTATCTCAGTGAGAGTACATTTTTCCtgaataaagtagctatcagcaaagtcagtggtagtaataTAAGTGTTGGTGTTGGACCTCGGTAAGGGATAGGCTATATGACGCGCTGTCGGTAATTCTCTGAgtagttggagtcattaacatggtgacagtggaAACCTACATAGGGAGAGTGGACCGTAGTTACGTAATACTTACACGCCTCGGGTGAAACCAGGAAGTTCCCATAGACCCGCTTCAGCAgctgaaaggagggagggatttGGTGTGTTATTATGGGCAGTAACAGATATCAAAGACACCGACAGAGTCCAACACCAGCTATGCAACATCAGAGAGCCAGAGTGGACTGGTAGAGGTGGATGTCTCAGTGTAGATAATGGTAAGGGGAGATCATAAGCCTTCCCCTAAAACAACGGTTACCCATCAATGTGGAATCACTGGAATGCAGCCCGAGTTCTGAACAAAAAAGGAAATAATATGCAAATCCAGCATACATGTCAAAACAGATGACATTACTTCTATTATAAGATGTACTGCAACTCTGTTTCCTTTACAGTAAAATTGCAAGAGTGCACCATTGTGACATGTATTTATGTATTGTGTAAATCTATTATGTAACACGTGAAGCGGAACATTTCTACacgaaaatgtgttttgttgtggGTTAGTGAAGAAAGGTGACAAGGTGTACCAAATTTACACTTAGTGACTGAAAAGGACAGGGCTTGATTAGTTGAACATGTTCTCACAAGGCCACTGTTTGCAGTAGTTAAACTAGCTTTCTATACCACTACAATGAAGAACGGAGCTGGCAGTAGGACACAAGGCAATGAAGATAGACAGGACTGGGACATgatttggtcctttaaaaacacaCCACTGTGCAGCAAGTGATATAGATGTTCCGTTCCACAGCTCTTTCCCTCCATGATCTTCAAGTGCTCGACAGGTAAAAGCAGTACTGTTAAAACCTATCCAGTCCTTTgattcagtagtgctcaaagagAGTAAGAAAACAAGTGCTCGACAGGTAAAAGCAGTACTGTTAAAACCTATCCAGTCCTTTGATTCAGTAGTGCTCACAGAGAGTAAGAAAACAAGTGCTCGACAGGTAAAAGCAGTACTGTTAAAACCTATCCAGTCCTTTGATTCAGTAGTGCTCACAGAGTGTAAGAAAAAAGGACTGGTAGACTACAGGAAAGCAGTCATGGTGTTCATTAGGCAACATTTAGCTGTCTCAGTCAGCACTTCCTCCTTATAGGGTGAGTCATAAAGCACTTCCTGTTTCTATAAGAAACCACTGCTGCTGCTTTCTTCCATACATGGTGAGGATGTACAAAGCCCTGACATCCTGCTTTACAGACATTTCTCCTTTTTCACATGAAATAAAACATCTACTCTGACACACATTTTAAAATACAATTGAAGCTATGATGAGTGCCATGGGTTAGTTTCCAAGCattacatttttgtaatttagcagacactcttatacagagcaacttacagtagtgaatgcatacattttcatccttaaaatatatatacacgtgACTCGCtgtatgtcgcacgtcactacttcacaggactgccatttgaatgtaaactttttataatttttaatttttttttttacaagaaatGCATTCTGGAAGAATGCCTTAATTACAAACTTGTTTGCCATATGTAAAAACAAATAaagttgttaaattacaagcctagttggtttagtcaTGGAAAGATACAGCATCCTTCCTGCTAGCAATGATTGGCTGAGAAAAGGAGTGGGGTGGACATGCTGCGAGacgagttcggattggtctgccatgtagtacgcttctgtctataatatgagctggtcagtatgtgtaggtaatcctttttAATGCTGATTAAAAAAAGAGAAAACAAAAGCTATCaggtagtagaactgcataagtgttgctctcctctttctggaggactgagttctgaaatcagtggaattagagtatgatatcTAAGGAGAAAATTCTGGCAtctgattgcaaatatgcagagggagtcCAAAAGTTAAATCTTTGGTTATTTAATAcatagcctcacatgtgaatcattaaaagagatgggtggggctaaagcttaaaagggtgtgaatgatgctgaatgggtgtagacaaagagctctccagtaggtaccaaaaaattcaagggccattttctcaaaagtgaggttacatgTTTATCaactgttggggaataatcataattagttggtaacatatgtaagatgttttatattcatcatatgtttgtaagttacttctcatgtAAGTTACTTcatgtgtgaatctaagtgtgtgttctctaattctctctttctttctctctctcggaggacctgagccctaggaccatgccccaggattacctgacatgatgactccttgttgtccccagtccatctgaccatgctgctgctccagtttcaactgttctgccttattattatacgaccatgctggtcatttatgaacatttgaacatcttggccatgttctgttataatctccacccggcacagccagaagaggactggccaccccacatagcctggttcctctctaggtttcttcctaggttttggactttctagggagtttttcctagccaccgtgcttctacacctgcattgcttgctgtttggggttttaggctgggtttctgtacagcactttgagatatcagctgatgtacgaagggctacataaatacatttgatttgatcagaatgtttttgtataatactgtggcggggtttgCAGTCATCTGGtctctgtcaagactaagttgcttgggccggagagaggggagaggtcaagcgtctatctcttggctccacaatgtctgtgtgccagtcaatgtgtctctgtgatcttgtcaagataggatggatttgatatatggctgttgatatggaggatttgtttatggttctgagtttgagaaaataaaatagtttaggagacaaagctgaacgataaattatgccaatgctgtctggcGATGTGTGTcttttgctattaaaggatctcagttgcaatgtgtaagggactctcagagaattcattgatagacactgaattcatctgagagtcacagggttgtgatggagctcatataattaaagatggactttgtgataactaactctgacttgtgtgtggtttgctctcatgatttggtaaataacggaaatttccacgacaactTTCAaaacagaattactttcccaatgTTCCTcagctgtagtgtatgatataccattttctagtgCGGAGTCTCTacctttatccaatgtaaaaaaaaaaaacatttcaaattttgctacataagaccgaatcgagccagtcggtcacatatactggtcccccatgggaatcgaacccacaaccctggcgttgcaagcgccatgctctaccaactgagctacacgggaCATATTTGTAGATTGAATGAAGGGCAAGGGAGGTACAGAttcttgtgtgcatgtgtgtgtcaccTCATCAGCTCCGTGCTCCTGCAGCTCCTTGTAGAACTTAAGGGAGATGCTGACCATCAGCTTGGTCTTGTCCCCATCGGGGTTGGAGATGTGGTAGAGGACACCATCAAAATCTACAGTTCAGAGAAAAGCCATCAGTTACAAACAAGCACCCACCTGGACACCTGAAAATAGCATATTGTTAAAACTGCATGCTACTGCATGGAAATAGTAATCACTAGTCCTTAACTCACCTGCAAATGTCACCTCCACTGCCTCTGGTTTAGTCCTACAAATAGAGGATTATATGTCAAATATGTATGAAACTGAATACATGATAATATAACAAATTCAGCCATGTTTTGTTGAGTAGTTAACTATAGACAACACCTAATTTGCTGCCAGTATAATAATATTCTGCAGCAGCAGTTACCATGTTGGCATATTTGTGTAAAAGCATTTTGGTTTTCGTGCAACTTGCAATTGCATTTCAAGAAACCACTCCTTGGGTTTTCGAAGTTGTCTACAACAGCAGTTTCTCTCCCCATAGAGTTGTACTGACATGACCCAACTTGGGGATGCTGGAATGCGGAAGAGGCCAACAATGCGATGGCTAATATATTGCTAGTAGCTATCTAGTCTGATTATTCTCTATTAATTTCCTGAATTGAACGACTCTAGCTAATACAAGGTTAATCCATAACGATACgttctctttctcaattcaaagcaaactagttagctagctactatacCATGAACTAGAAAAGCAGGTTCCCTTTTACTGCGGTGATTAGCATAGCAGCCAGTGATAGGTATAGTTAGCTAGTTAATAACACGGTTAGACATATTTTATGTGAAAGCCACCATCATAATTGAAAAATGGGCAGTTCATTGGGACAATAAATGAGAGGATGCCGACAAGCACACGTAAACTAGAGTTCGCTTAGCGTTACCCCCTTATTGGGGCTAGACAGTTATTAGATTGGCTTCACCTGCCCAGCTAGCCAAAGCTAACCAGTGACAGACACACCCCATTATTCCGGCTAAGCGATGCCTCTTGCAGAGGCGCGTGCCAGTTTTTTCAGTTAAACCAGAATATTACTGTACGTGTCAAATCTATCGTCACTGTTCTGTCAATTCCTCCAGCCGCACATTTTCCATCCATCATTCGTTGTCGAGCAAATAATACTGGCCAGACATTAAGATACGGCTACTGTTAGCTATTCGGAAGCTAGCAAGCTAGTCTGGAACAATGATTTCTCACCCATTGGATGCACCGTCAAATTTCAACGTCAGCGTCTCTTCTATAATCCGGTTGTTGATTTCTAGCAGAATCATTGCAGCAGACTGGGGAATACGTTTAAAtcgaaatatatatttttttagatccTTAGGCTTCTTTGTGTCAAATTCTGCAAATGTTTCTTCCCTGACAGACCGCTTCCGCCGAGTCTTCCGTCTGTCGGCTCTTCCGCTTATTTCATTCCGGACCCCAAAGCAAGGTTGCTCACAGCACTGCCTGTAAGATTGTGGCTGATATTGGTCTAGATATAAAATGTACACACTGATtgcttcattttttaaaattatgaactgggtggttcgagccctgaatgctgaaagACGTGGTATATCACACCGTATACAacgagtatgacaaaacatttatttgtaacgCTCTAAtgacattggtaaccagtttataaaagcaataaggcacctcgggtgtttgtggtacatggccaatataccacagctaagggctgtaacCAGAAACTCCACGTTgcattgtgcataagaacagccagataccacaccccctcgggccttattgcttaattaaataACTGCTCACCTTCATTGTGTGTTTTTGTCAGATAACAAAACACATTTAAATCGTTCATGGTTCCTTCTTATTCCTAGTAATAGACCAACCACAAGTTTGTAATGTAGTAGGATATGTAATGCATAtattaaatatactgtatatatatacagtatcagtcaaacgtttggaaacacctactcattcaatggtttttctttatatttactatttttttgtagaataatagtgaagacatcaacaatattaaataacacatatggaatcatgttgtaaccaaaaaactgttaaacaaatcaaaatattttatatttgagattcttcaaagtagccaccctttgccttgatgacagctttacacactcttggaattctctcaaccagcttcatgagtcacctggaatgcatttaaattaatttgtgtaattactgcacttgagccaatcagttgtattgtgacaaggtaggggtggtatacagaagatagccctatttggtaaaagaccaagtccatattatggcaagagcagctcaaataagcaaagagaaacgacagtccatcattacttcaagacatgaaggtcagtcactgcggaacatttcaagattTTGAAAgttccgcctttccttccagttctctgctgccaatgactggaacgaattgcaaacatcactgaagctgtagtcttatatctccctcactaactttaagcatcacctgtcagagcagcttaccaatcattgcacctgtacatctgtaaatagcccacccaactacctcatccccacattgttattttttatatttttttctcctttgcaccccagtatctctacttgcacattcatcttctgcacatctatcactccagtgtttaattgctaaattgtaattattttgccactattgcctatttattgccttacctccctaatcttattacatttgcacacactgtacatatatttttctattgtattattcactgcacatttgtttattccatgtgtaactctgtgttgtttgtgtcacacctcgttgctttatcttggccaggtcgcagttgtaagtgagaacatgttctcaactggcctacctggtgaagtAAAGGTGAAACAAACTGTTCCATTAAATGATGCTTCCCATCAGATCATAACTATAAATATGTGCCTGCCAGATACTGCTGTGACACCTTGTTGTCCTCTTTCTATGTGCACATCACTGCAGCCGACCCACAATCCGGAAATATCTTGTCTAGATATTTGGAAGATTTGGAAAACTGGTTTCAGAACACAGTCATCTGAACAACCTTATAGTTCATAAATATCTTACTGTCAAGTCATATACTTGCTATCATTTTAAGTAAGCATATAAAACAGCAATCCCGTCTCAATCAACTCACGACTAACTCAATCCACTATAACTCAAtccacatctgcattgcttgctgtttggggttttaggctgggtttctgtatggcactttgtgacatctgctataaactattgcagcatagatactggaggctgagacaggaggggtcgggagacacgtTGGCCTCGTCCGACGACACCCCCGGACAGTGCcgaccaggcaggatataaccccacccactttgccaaagcacagcccctacaccactagagGGGTATCCGCAAACCatcaacttactaccctgagacaaggctgagaatAGCCCACAAACATCTCCTCCACGGCACAAACccgagggggcgccaacccggacaggaagatcaggtcagtgactcaactcactcaagtgacgcacccctcctagggacgacagttactcagcccctgtaatagggtcagaggcagagaatccgaGTGGAGAGAAGGGAACTGGCCAGGGTTGTAGGTGTTAACTGCTTTCAGTTCCCTTTATTCTGCTGGTTAGGGATTACATAATATATTCATAGTCCTTGGATTAGGGCCTATGTGTTATTTCTTTgtattctccccaatttcgatcttgtctcatcgctgcaactccccaaagtgctcgggagaggcaaatgtgtcctccgaaacatgacccgcctaaccgcgctccttaacacccgcctgcttaacctggaagccagctgcaccaatgtgtcagaggaaacactgttcaactggggCCCGGGGTCAGCCTGCAGGTACCTGACCCACCACAAGAAGTCACTAgggcacgatgagccaagtacaACCCCACCGGCAAAACCCTCCCCTCACCCagttgtgcgccgtcctatggggcTCCCGGACGGTTGTGGCACAGCAGAGGAATGAACCCAgttctgtagtaacgcctctagcctcgctatgcagtgccttagtccACTGCACCATGGGCCTATGTGTTTTAGcactgcaggagaaagagacccAATTACCCCGTATGGACCCATTACCTCCTAGACTGGTAGGTTACACTTCAAGAAGCTTCTGACCACTTTTGCATGAGAGTATCATGCAGAGACTGTGGATAATTCCTCTCAAGCAGTAGCTGTCTGTCAGACATGCATATTTGTACTGTAATTTGTTTGTGAACAGCTTTTATTTTGGGATAGCCACCTAACAAACAGGTCAGTTTATTTTTGTTCtcagtggcgcagtggttaagggcgctgtactgcagcgccagctgtgccaccagagactctgggttcgcacccaggctctgtcgtaaccgggaggcgacgcacaattggcctagcgtcgtccgggttagggagggcttggccggtagggaaatccttgtctcatcgcgcaccagcgactcctgtggcgggccgggcgcagtgcgcgctaaccaaggttgccaggtgcacagtgtttcctccaacacattggtgctgctggcttccgggttggatggcgctgtgttaagaagcagtgcggcttggttgggttgtgtatcggaggacgcatgactttcaaccttcgtctcccccgagcccgtacgggagttgtagcgatgagacaagatagtagctactaaacgattggataccacgaaattggggagaaaaaggagtaaaaatttaaaaaataaaataaattcttTACTGCTATATTGTCCTTTGATAATGGATTCCTTGAgccactgagacagacagggcaTTAGTGTCACGTAGAgtggaacccaagagcagactcagacaaggggactgggatgaagtaaccaaggtatttattcaaatacagggggaagatggagtgcaggccaggggaagtTCGGGTGGGTTGCAGGAAAAcaggtgcggaggctgaggctggagcgagaggggttgggacagggtaagcaggtccggaggggaatccaagggagtagtagagtggagaatccaggacagagtagcagggtGACGAGACGTGGAACTGGAGACATGGACCAGAGTGGGGTTAACTAGCGGAGAGGAGAACAGTGTCAGgcaaggaaaacaggcacaacaggcTCTAATCATAACAAATGGCTCGCAgtgtagactgactgagcagagattacaatctggcagtgtggaagtggcaggactgagtatttgtagaggtcttgattatggaacagattgcagctggtggggatctgctctgactccagcacacctgtctctacccacacaatcacacacacggggagagagagcagcaagatttgtgacctgttgccacgagaaaagggcaaccagtgaagaacaaacaccattgtaaatacacccatatttatgcttatttatttgatcttgtgtcctttaaccatttgtacattgttaaaacactgtatatatatataatatgacatttgtaatgtctttactgttttgaaacctctgtatgtgtaatgtttactgttaatttttgttgtttttcactttatatattcactttgtatgttgtctacctcacttgctttggcaatgttaacacatgtttcccatgccaataaagcccttgaattgaattgaaattgaattgagagagaaagagggagagagtactgggggagtggcggaagatcaaggagacacaggatgagcagtagagggcatTGCAGGGGCAGATGtgacaattattttaatgattaagGTGATGTCATTGAAACAACAGGTGTTTTATTTTTGCTTATTGGTGGTCATGGCATGTATTTTATCAATGCATTGAATATATATTGTTGTCGCAAATGTCCTTTTTGACCATTGATATCTGAAATATTCTTGTCTACTTTTTTGTGTGCGTTCATTGCTTGAGAACAAAATATTTCCACATTCTAAGAAGCTTTAGACTTGACGGGCCTGAGGAGCATAATGTTGTAAGGTACCCAGGCATCTTACCTCACTTCCTTCCCTGTACAAAGAGTTTGCAACACTGACCAAAGAACCCAGTGTCTTCTGCAATATGACAGTAATTGACGTGCATGCAATTTGAGCATATCACGGAAGTGACACTTAGAGGACAGGACCTAGACATGGTGCAATGTAGGTCACAGGGATGTTAATGACAGACATGTAGACCCTCTCATCCCACGGCAGCTCTACCCAAGATTACCGTTGTTCTCTGATACATTAAGAATAGATATCACTTACTGACAAACTcaatgttttgtttatttgtgatctgtgtgtttgtgaatgcccACATGTATTGCTACTTTGTGGCTGGGGGGAGTTTTGTCTGTACAGGTGGTAGTT is a window from the Oncorhynchus tshawytscha isolate Ot180627B linkage group LG14, Otsh_v2.0, whole genome shotgun sequence genome containing:
- the LOC112266330 gene encoding actin-related protein 2/3 complex subunit 2-B — its product is MILLEINNRIIEETLTLKFDGASNGTKPEAVEVTFADFDGVLYHISNPDGDKTKLMVSISLKFYKELQEHGADELLKRVYGNFLVSPEACYNVSLLFDLDAVPANKEEVIHQAGMLKRNCFASVFEKYFKFQEEGKEGEKRAVVHYRDDESMYLEAKKDRVTVVFSTVFKDDDDVILGKVFMQEFKEGRRASHTAPQVLFSHREPPLELKDTDAAVGDNIGYITFVLFPRHTNANARDNTINLIHTFRDYLHYHIKCSKAYIHTRMRAKTSDFLKVLNRARPDAEKKEMKTMSGKTFSR